In a genomic window of Streptomyces sp. SJL17-4:
- a CDS encoding ABC transporter substrate-binding protein, whose protein sequence is MPGNSRTPRAHRRRTGTALALTTAAVTLLSGCFAGTGSTGSAGSKGAAHDGRLRVAMMQPPRSGLSPLSDDAFKLSRWSTAETLVRLDRDGNAVPALATSWRRSGSNWTFTLRDGVTFHDGTPLTAEAVVRSLTTAAQASPKPRILDGVALTARAAGPRAVTVTTGTADPLVPQRLSSPQLSILAAKAYRGRTVNPVGAGTGPFVLVRAEGAASATLDRYESYWGGRAKATGIDVRYVPDGTARAAALRSGEADIVEAVPVSQAHLLDQKLVTEVPMPRTNTLYLNTRKGPFKDPALRAAAREAVDARALVAGVYEGRADVAHGLLGPALPWAAELRTPLHRPHAPGAPKGATVTIGTFTDRAELPEVAQLLQQQLQKAGFTVKLDVREYATIEADALAGKFDAFVLSRATVLDSGDPAAYLYSDFAGDGSFNIAQLADPAVDRALTTATDTATGDARRRAVIAAEAAVLATDAAVPMLHERVIQGDAADVVDAAHDPRERELVTIDTHVR, encoded by the coding sequence CTGCCCGGAAACAGCCGCACACCCCGCGCCCACCGCCGCCGCACCGGCACCGCTCTCGCTCTCACCACCGCGGCCGTGACCCTGCTCTCCGGCTGCTTCGCCGGCACCGGAAGCACCGGAAGCGCCGGAAGCAAGGGCGCCGCCCACGACGGACGCCTCCGGGTCGCGATGATGCAGCCGCCCCGGTCCGGCCTCTCCCCGCTCTCAGACGACGCCTTCAAGCTCTCCCGGTGGTCCACCGCCGAGACCCTCGTCCGGCTCGACCGCGACGGCAACGCCGTACCCGCCCTCGCCACCTCCTGGCGTCGGAGCGGCTCGAACTGGACCTTCACGCTCCGCGACGGCGTGACGTTCCACGACGGAACGCCCCTGACCGCCGAGGCCGTCGTCCGCTCCCTGACCACCGCGGCCCAGGCCTCTCCCAAGCCCCGCATCCTCGACGGCGTCGCCCTCACCGCACGCGCCGCCGGCCCCCGCGCCGTCACCGTGACCACCGGCACGGCCGACCCCCTCGTCCCCCAGCGGCTCAGCTCGCCGCAGCTGTCGATCCTCGCCGCGAAGGCCTACCGTGGCCGCACCGTGAACCCCGTCGGCGCCGGCACCGGACCCTTCGTCCTGGTCCGCGCCGAGGGCGCCGCCTCCGCGACCCTCGACCGGTACGAGTCCTACTGGGGCGGCCGCGCCAAGGCCACCGGCATCGACGTGCGGTACGTCCCCGACGGCACCGCACGGGCCGCCGCCCTGCGCAGCGGCGAGGCCGACATCGTCGAGGCCGTCCCCGTCTCCCAGGCCCACCTCCTCGACCAGAAGCTGGTCACCGAGGTCCCCATGCCCCGGACCAACACCCTCTACCTCAACACCCGCAAGGGCCCGTTCAAGGACCCGGCTCTCCGCGCCGCCGCCCGCGAGGCCGTCGACGCGCGCGCCCTCGTCGCCGGCGTGTACGAGGGCCGCGCCGACGTGGCTCACGGACTCCTCGGCCCCGCCCTGCCGTGGGCGGCCGAGCTCCGCACACCCCTCCACCGTCCCCACGCGCCCGGCGCCCCCAAGGGCGCCACCGTCACCATCGGCACCTTCACCGACCGGGCCGAACTGCCCGAGGTCGCCCAGCTCCTCCAGCAGCAGCTCCAGAAGGCCGGGTTCACCGTGAAGCTGGACGTCAGGGAGTACGCCACCATCGAGGCCGACGCGCTCGCCGGGAAGTTCGACGCCTTCGTCCTCTCCCGCGCCACGGTCCTCGACTCGGGCGATCCCGCCGCGTACCTCTACAGCGACTTCGCGGGCGACGGCTCCTTCAACATCGCCCAACTCGCCGACCCCGCCGTCGACCGAGCCCTCACCACCGCCACCGACACGGCGACCGGCGACGCCCGCCGCCGGGCCGTGATCGCCGCCGAGGCCGCCGTACTCGCCACCGACGCGGCCGTGCCGATGCTGCACGAGCGCGTCATCCAGGGCGACGCCGCCGACGTCGTGGACGCCGCGCACGACCCGCGCGAACGCGAACTCGTCACCATCGACACCCACGTACGGTGA
- a CDS encoding acyl-CoA dehydrogenase family protein, giving the protein MPAFSLDPAQTTWCAELRTLAAERLKPLADKGEPGRVNRPLVAALGELGLLARLFDAGALELCLLRESLARTCTEAETALALQGLGTHPVAAFGTPAQRARWLPEATAGRAVAAFALSEPGAGSDAAALALEARPDGAGGWRLHGEKRWISNAPEADFATVFARTTPDAGARGVTAFLVPADRPGLGGEALDMLAPHALGTLTFDGVPVGPDDLLGEPDQGFRVAMNTLNLFRPSVGAFAVGMAQAALDAALAHTADRPAFGGQLADLQAVAHRIAEMATRTEAARLLVYAAATAYDEGDPDVPRRSAMAKLLATETAQYVVDSAVQLHGARALQRGHLLEHLYREVRAPRIYEGATEVQRAIIAKELYASHRRSHPRQEEPTP; this is encoded by the coding sequence ATGCCCGCATTCTCGCTCGATCCGGCACAGACCACCTGGTGTGCGGAGCTCCGCACCCTCGCCGCCGAACGCCTGAAGCCCCTCGCCGACAAGGGCGAACCGGGCCGGGTCAACCGCCCCCTGGTGGCCGCCCTCGGCGAGCTCGGCCTCCTCGCCCGGCTCTTCGACGCGGGCGCCCTCGAACTCTGCCTCCTGCGCGAATCCCTCGCCCGGACCTGCACCGAGGCCGAGACCGCCCTCGCCCTCCAGGGCCTCGGCACCCACCCCGTCGCCGCCTTCGGCACCCCCGCCCAGCGCGCCCGCTGGCTCCCCGAGGCCACCGCGGGCCGCGCCGTCGCGGCCTTCGCGCTCTCCGAGCCGGGCGCCGGGTCCGACGCCGCCGCGCTGGCCCTGGAGGCCCGCCCCGACGGAGCCGGCGGCTGGCGCCTCCACGGTGAGAAGCGCTGGATCTCCAACGCCCCCGAGGCAGACTTCGCCACCGTCTTCGCCCGCACCACCCCGGACGCCGGAGCCCGCGGCGTCACCGCCTTCCTCGTCCCCGCCGACCGGCCGGGACTCGGCGGCGAGGCCCTCGACATGCTCGCCCCGCACGCCCTCGGCACCCTCACGTTCGACGGCGTCCCCGTCGGCCCCGACGACCTGCTCGGCGAACCCGACCAGGGCTTCCGGGTCGCCATGAACACCCTCAACCTCTTCCGGCCGAGCGTCGGGGCCTTCGCCGTCGGCATGGCCCAGGCCGCCCTGGACGCGGCCCTCGCCCACACCGCCGACCGCCCCGCCTTCGGCGGACAGCTCGCCGACCTCCAGGCCGTCGCGCACCGGATCGCCGAGATGGCCACCCGCACCGAGGCCGCCCGCCTCCTCGTGTACGCGGCGGCCACCGCGTACGACGAGGGAGACCCGGACGTGCCCCGGCGCTCGGCCATGGCGAAACTCCTCGCCACCGAGACCGCGCAGTACGTCGTCGACTCCGCCGTCCAACTCCACGGCGCCCGCGCCCTGCAACGCGGCCACCTCCTCGAACACCTCTACCGCGAGGTACGGGCACCCCGTATCTACGAGGGGGCGACCGAGGTCCAGCGCGCGATCATCGCCAAGGAGCTGTACGCGTCCCACCGACGGTCCCACCCCCGCCAGGAGGAGCCGACCCCATGA
- a CDS encoding RidA family protein: MSLHRHNPAELAPPTGFSHAVTATGTRLVFLAGQTSLDSEGAVVGDTLAEQFTTALGNLLTALRHAGGTPADLARVTVYTTDVDDYRTHAPELGRIWRRLAGRDYPAMAVIGVVRLWDEQARVELDGFAVLDEPAHT; encoded by the coding sequence GTGAGCCTGCACCGGCACAACCCCGCCGAACTCGCCCCGCCCACCGGCTTCTCGCACGCCGTCACCGCCACCGGCACCCGGCTGGTCTTCCTCGCCGGACAGACCTCCCTCGACAGCGAGGGCGCCGTCGTGGGGGACACTCTGGCCGAGCAGTTCACCACCGCGCTCGGCAATCTGCTCACCGCGCTGCGTCACGCCGGAGGCACTCCCGCCGACCTCGCCCGCGTCACCGTCTACACCACCGACGTCGACGACTACCGCACGCACGCGCCCGAACTCGGCCGGATCTGGCGGCGGTTGGCGGGCCGCGACTACCCGGCGATGGCCGTGATCGGAGTCGTACGGCTCTGGGACGAGCAGGCCCGGGTGGAGCTGGACGGCTTCGCGGTCCTGGACGAACCCGCCCACACTTGA
- a CDS encoding MFS transporter, giving the protein MSRTPEPKLPTATAPRASGTDGKGIALFVIASCQLMVVLDITIVNIALPHIQTALDFSTTSLSWVVNAYTLTFGGLLLLGGRAGDILGRRRVFIFGVLLFGLASLFCGLAQSEWQLLAARALQGVGGAIASPTSLSLITTTFDEGPERNRAFGVFAGVSAGGGAIGLVAGGMLVQWLDWRWIFFVNVPIAVLIAFLTPRHVKESARHPGHFDLAGALTSTLGMVALVYGFIRAAQEGWRDPYTIGSFCAAVVLLAAFILIERRSQQPITPLHMFADRNRSGTYVIMLCLAAAIFGMFFFLTLFVQQVLSFSPLATGLAFLPVSAIIGVGAGLTSNLLPRYGPKPFMVTGSVLAAAGLSWLTLTDVHSTYLGSILGPILVFGLGMGLMFVSLTIMALSNVEQRESGAASGLLNAMQQVGGSLGLSILVTVFGTASRNEAEKQVPAFLSQAGPLEKARFAETGQLPPPWGDQVLTSGVSAGFVTAAIFAVVGALIALFVIQVRPSDIERLKGGMVTPPG; this is encoded by the coding sequence ATGAGTAGAACACCCGAGCCGAAGCTTCCGACGGCGACCGCCCCCCGCGCGAGCGGCACGGACGGCAAGGGCATCGCCCTGTTCGTGATCGCCTCGTGTCAGCTCATGGTGGTCCTCGACATCACCATCGTGAACATCGCGCTCCCCCATATACAGACCGCGCTGGACTTCTCCACCACCAGCCTGTCCTGGGTGGTCAACGCCTACACCCTGACCTTCGGCGGTCTGCTCCTGCTGGGCGGACGCGCCGGTGACATCCTGGGCCGGCGGCGCGTGTTCATCTTCGGCGTGCTGCTCTTCGGACTGGCCTCGCTGTTCTGCGGACTCGCCCAGAGCGAGTGGCAACTCCTCGCGGCCCGCGCCCTCCAGGGCGTCGGCGGCGCGATAGCCTCACCGACCTCGCTCTCCCTCATCACCACGACGTTCGACGAAGGCCCGGAGCGCAACCGGGCCTTCGGCGTCTTCGCGGGCGTCTCGGCCGGCGGCGGAGCGATCGGCCTGGTGGCCGGCGGGATGCTCGTGCAATGGCTCGACTGGCGCTGGATCTTCTTCGTCAACGTCCCGATCGCCGTACTGATCGCCTTCCTGACGCCACGTCATGTCAAGGAGTCGGCGCGGCACCCCGGTCACTTCGACCTCGCCGGCGCGCTGACCTCCACGCTCGGCATGGTGGCGCTGGTGTACGGGTTCATCCGCGCCGCACAGGAAGGCTGGCGCGACCCGTACACGATCGGCTCGTTCTGCGCCGCGGTCGTCCTCCTGGCCGCGTTCATCCTGATCGAGCGGCGCTCCCAGCAGCCCATCACACCGCTGCACATGTTCGCCGACCGCAACCGCTCGGGCACCTACGTCATCATGCTCTGCCTGGCGGCGGCCATCTTCGGGATGTTCTTCTTCCTCACCCTGTTCGTCCAGCAGGTGCTGAGCTTCAGCCCCCTGGCGACCGGCCTCGCGTTCCTGCCGGTCAGCGCGATCATCGGGGTCGGCGCCGGACTCACGTCCAACCTGCTGCCCAGATACGGCCCCAAACCCTTCATGGTGACGGGCTCGGTACTCGCCGCCGCCGGACTGTCCTGGCTGACCCTGACCGATGTGCACTCCACCTATCTGGGCAGCATCCTCGGGCCGATCCTCGTCTTCGGCCTCGGCATGGGCCTGATGTTCGTGTCGCTGACCATCATGGCCCTGTCCAACGTCGAGCAGCGCGAATCGGGCGCCGCGTCCGGTCTCCTCAACGCCATGCAGCAGGTGGGCGGTTCGCTGGGCCTGTCGATCCTGGTGACGGTCTTCGGTACGGCCAGCCGCAACGAGGCCGAGAAGCAGGTACCCGCCTTCCTGTCCCAGGCGGGCCCCCTGGAGAAGGCCCGCTTCGCCGAGACGGGCCAACTCCCGCCCCCCTGGGGCGACCAGGTACTGACCTCCGGCGTCTCCGCGGGCTTCGTCACGGCGGCGATCTTCGCCGTGGTCGGCGCACTGATCGCCCTCTTCGTGATCCAGGTCCGCCCCTCGGACATCGAACGCCTCAAGGGCGGGATGGTGACGCCGCCCGGCTGA
- a CDS encoding PaaX family transcriptional regulator C-terminal domain-containing protein, protein MAEQHTPRSLIVSLYGAYGRAPDGAPMPVAALIRLLAVLGVDAPSVRSSVSRLKRRGLLLPGRTADGSAGYALSDDARRLLDDGDRRIYARTEPKLSEGWVLAVFSVPEAERHKRHLLRSRLARLGFGSAAPGVWIAPARLYEETRNALERLELSPYVDLFRGDHLGYAATAGAVARWWDLPAIARLHEEFLAAHEPVLRAWRTAMAGGEASAGAEVLSSAETPAGAEVLSSAETPAGAEKAYRDYLLALDSWRRLPYADPVLPAELLPDDWPGRRSAEVFAALHELLRDRGAEFVRPYVSGAGAGSGSGD, encoded by the coding sequence GTGGCCGAGCAGCACACCCCCCGATCCCTGATCGTCTCCCTCTACGGCGCGTACGGCCGTGCGCCCGACGGGGCGCCGATGCCGGTGGCCGCGCTCATCCGGCTGCTCGCCGTCCTCGGCGTGGACGCGCCCTCGGTGCGCTCCTCGGTGTCGCGGCTGAAGCGGCGGGGACTGCTGCTGCCGGGCCGGACGGCCGACGGGTCCGCCGGGTACGCCCTCTCGGACGACGCCCGCAGGCTGCTGGACGACGGCGACCGCCGGATCTACGCCCGTACCGAACCCAAGCTCTCCGAGGGCTGGGTCCTGGCGGTCTTCTCTGTGCCCGAGGCCGAGCGGCACAAGCGGCACCTGCTGCGCTCCCGGCTCGCCCGTCTGGGCTTCGGCTCGGCGGCGCCCGGCGTCTGGATCGCACCCGCGCGGCTCTACGAGGAGACCCGGAACGCCCTGGAGCGCCTGGAGCTCTCCCCGTACGTGGACCTCTTCCGGGGCGACCACCTGGGGTACGCGGCGACGGCCGGGGCGGTGGCCCGCTGGTGGGACCTGCCGGCCATCGCCCGGCTCCACGAGGAGTTCCTGGCGGCCCACGAACCGGTGCTGCGGGCCTGGCGGACGGCCATGGCGGGCGGGGAGGCGTCGGCGGGCGCGGAGGTTTTGTCGAGCGCGGAGACACCGGCGGGCGCGGAGGTCTTGTCGAGCGCGGAGACACCGGCGGGCGCCGAGAAGGCCTATCGGGACTACCTGCTCGCCCTGGACTCCTGGCGCCGTCTGCCGTACGCGGACCCGGTGCTCCCGGCCGAGCTGCTGCCCGACGACTGGCCGGGCCGACGCTCGGCGGAGGTCTTCGCGGCCCTGCACGAGCTGCTGCGGGACCGGGGCGCGGAGTTCGTCCGCCCGTACGTGTCCGGGGCCGGGGCAGGGTCCGGGTCCGGGGATTAG
- a CDS encoding AMP-binding protein, translating into MELTPSAHLDTFARDRLPPPDRWPRLLFDLPELAYPDRLNCGAELLDRTAERFGAERPAFHDGDGGVWTYGELQDRVDRIAHVLTSDLRVRPGNRVLLRGPTTPWLAACWLAVMKAGAVAVTVLAQQRAPELATMADAARCTHALCDTNSLDELLAARIPGLRITPFGGEGPDDLLALAARRPGPYAAVETAADDVALIAFTSGTTGRPKGCVHFHRDVLAVADTFSAHVLRPLPDDVFAGSPPLAFTFGLGGLVVFPLRAGASAVLLEQAGPKQLLAAIERHRVSVLFTAPTAYRVMLDELAQGTAPDLSSLRRCVSAGENLPEATWKAWYARTGLRLINGIGATELLHIFISAADGDIRPGTTGRPVPGWQARIVDHEGKDVPDGEEGLLAVRGPVGCRYLADPRQAEYVREGWNVTGDTYVREPDGYFRYVSRADDMIISAGYNIAGPQVEEVLLDHPDVVETAVVGRADELRGQVVVAYTVVRDGVPRDAGTAAALRAFVRARLAPYKSPREIVFLDALPRTPTGKLQRFRLREPA; encoded by the coding sequence ATGGAGCTGACACCCTCGGCCCACCTCGACACCTTCGCCCGTGACCGGCTGCCTCCGCCGGATCGCTGGCCGCGTCTCCTCTTCGACCTCCCCGAGCTGGCGTACCCCGACCGGCTCAACTGCGGCGCCGAACTCCTCGACCGTACGGCGGAACGATTCGGCGCCGAACGGCCCGCCTTCCACGACGGCGACGGCGGTGTCTGGACCTACGGCGAGCTCCAGGACCGGGTCGACCGCATCGCCCATGTCCTCACCTCCGACCTGCGGGTCCGGCCCGGCAACCGGGTCCTCCTCCGCGGCCCCACCACCCCCTGGCTCGCCGCCTGCTGGCTCGCCGTGATGAAGGCCGGCGCGGTCGCCGTCACCGTCCTGGCCCAGCAGCGCGCCCCCGAACTGGCCACGATGGCCGACGCCGCCCGCTGTACCCACGCCCTCTGCGACACGAACAGCCTCGACGAGCTCCTCGCGGCCCGCATCCCGGGACTCCGCATCACCCCCTTCGGCGGGGAGGGCCCGGACGACCTGCTCGCCCTCGCGGCCCGCCGCCCCGGCCCGTACGCGGCGGTGGAGACGGCCGCCGACGACGTGGCCCTCATCGCCTTCACCTCCGGCACGACCGGGCGGCCCAAGGGCTGTGTCCACTTCCACCGGGACGTCCTGGCCGTCGCCGACACCTTCTCCGCGCACGTCCTGCGCCCGCTGCCCGACGACGTCTTCGCCGGTTCGCCGCCGCTCGCCTTCACGTTCGGCCTCGGCGGGCTCGTCGTCTTCCCCCTGCGGGCCGGGGCGAGCGCGGTCCTCCTCGAACAGGCCGGACCCAAGCAGCTGCTCGCCGCGATCGAGCGGCACCGGGTCTCGGTGCTCTTCACCGCCCCGACGGCCTACCGGGTCATGCTCGACGAACTCGCCCAGGGCACGGCCCCCGATCTGAGCTCCCTGCGGCGCTGTGTCTCGGCCGGGGAGAACCTGCCGGAAGCGACCTGGAAGGCCTGGTACGCGCGCACCGGCCTCCGTCTGATCAACGGCATCGGGGCCACCGAACTCCTGCACATCTTCATCTCCGCCGCCGACGGCGACATCCGCCCCGGCACCACGGGCCGCCCCGTGCCCGGCTGGCAGGCCAGGATCGTCGACCACGAGGGCAAGGACGTCCCGGACGGCGAGGAGGGGCTGCTCGCGGTGCGCGGCCCGGTCGGCTGCCGCTATCTGGCCGATCCCCGCCAGGCGGAGTACGTACGGGAGGGCTGGAACGTCACGGGCGACACGTACGTCCGCGAGCCCGACGGCTACTTCCGCTACGTCTCACGCGCCGACGACATGATCATCTCGGCCGGGTACAACATCGCGGGACCCCAGGTCGAGGAGGTCCTCCTCGACCACCCGGACGTGGTGGAGACGGCGGTCGTGGGCCGCGCCGACGAGCTGCGCGGGCAGGTCGTCGTCGCCTACACCGTGGTACGGGACGGGGTGCCGCGCGACGCGGGCACCGCCGCCGCGCTGCGGGCCTTCGTCCGCGCCCGGCTCGCCCCGTACAAGTCGCCCCGCGAGATCGTCTTCCTGGACGCGCTGCCGCGCACCCCCACGGGAAAGCTCCAGCGCTTCCGGCTGCGCGAGCCGGCGTGA